A window of the bacterium genome harbors these coding sequences:
- a CDS encoding PorV/PorQ family protein — MLNKKVQQVSITLFLSLLSTLYFLLPNAEAGADTAADFLKLGVGARASAMGEAFCGVADGVESIYFNPAGLAYLTKKEVWAMYGDKREDTSRTFLGYAQPIEEWEGDGVMGISIIHQDLGKIETRNKANAPTGDISPSEFALILSYSKLYYENVSLGGSLKYIQRNLKEMKGKGFGIDFGVLCKTQIPNLTLGACIENLGSKIKGDELPLNLRTGLAYQPMNNLLLSLDLNKHFYNSKLAINAGIEYTYNILAIRLGYLDKGRKVDGLTYGFGINYKVYQLDFANVSSGEMDGAEDMNRISLSVSW, encoded by the coding sequence ATGTTAAACAAAAAGGTACAACAGGTAAGTATAACTCTATTTCTTTCTTTACTCTCTACTCTCTACTTTCTACTCCCTAATGCCGAGGCAGGGGCGGATACCGCCGCTGATTTCTTAAAGCTGGGCGTAGGAGCAAGGGCATCTGCAATGGGAGAGGCATTTTGTGGAGTAGCAGATGGTGTAGAATCTATCTACTTTAACCCTGCTGGATTAGCCTATCTGACTAAAAAAGAGGTCTGGGCGATGTATGGCGATAAGCGAGAGGATACTTCGCGAACCTTCTTAGGCTATGCCCAACCGATTGAAGAATGGGAAGGAGATGGAGTAATGGGTATAAGCATAATACATCAGGATTTAGGCAAGATAGAAACCAGGAACAAGGCTAATGCACCCACAGGAGACATCAGTCCATCTGAATTTGCCCTCATCCTCTCATACAGCAAACTCTATTATGAAAATGTATCCTTAGGTGGAAGCCTGAAATACATCCAGCGTAACCTGAAGGAAATGAAAGGGAAGGGATTTGGTATTGATTTTGGGGTTTTGTGCAAGACTCAAATACCAAATTTAACCCTTGGTGCGTGCATAGAAAATCTCGGTAGTAAGATAAAAGGAGATGAATTACCACTAAATCTACGAACCGGGCTTGCCTACCAACCAATGAATAATCTTCTCCTATCACTGGACTTAAACAAGCATTTTTATAATTCTAAGCTGGCTATAAACGCAGGCATTGAGTATACCTACAATATTCTGGCGATAAGGCTCGGCTATCTTGACAAAGGCAGGAAGGTAGATGGTTTAACTTATGGGTTTGGAATAAACTACAAAGTCTATCAGCTTGATTTTGCCAATGTATCAAGTGGAGAAATGGATGGTGCAGAAGACATGAACCGCATATCCCTCTCCGTGAGTTGGTAG
- a CDS encoding FlgD immunoglobulin-like domain containing protein, producing the protein MFFWFIKTLAQSLIPLPTTNKLYQNYPNPFNPNQEVTKIPYDLTDSARIEIKIFNIAGELTRRIEESRISAGSYEAIWDGRNDDNDIVSNGVYFYQLHIGGSVVGTKKILVIK; encoded by the coding sequence ATTTTTTTTTGGTTCATCAAAACTTTAGCACAGTCACTTATTCCACTACCAACTACCAATAAACTTTACCAGAATTACCCAAATCCATTCAATCCCAATCAGGAAGTAACAAAGATTCCGTATGACCTGACAGATAGTGCCAGGATAGAGATTAAGATATTCAACATCGCCGGCGAGCTAACCAGGAGAATTGAGGAAAGTCGAATTTCAGCAGGCTCTTACGAAGCTATCTGGGATGGTAGAAATGATGATAATGACATCGTCTCCAACGGCGTCTATTTCTATCAATTACATATTGGTGGAAGTGTAGTTGGGACTAAGAAGATATTAGTAATAAAATAG